The Calliphora vicina chromosome 3, idCalVici1.1, whole genome shotgun sequence genome contains a region encoding:
- the LOC135954254 gene encoding putative phosphatidate phosphatase produces the protein MKRLKSVARISFDLLIFAGLCLSEVALRKWFKPYKRGFFCNDESLQYPYRESTIGTVSLVAIVLAVPSSVMVVVELFKQLSPLPNEKRKSPQHNNSKAGCRIGERLMHCYTQIGYYLFGLALCLVSTHITKYTVGRLRPHFFAVCQPQLPDGSTCKDSFNFGRYIEVYECVGQNHTAATLAQLGQSFPSGHASIFFYSMVYLAIYLQAALSTRASKLLKHLLQFIFIMFAWYVALTRISDYWHHWSDVVAGTILGSLIAFVVSVFVARIFVRKPLRANANIAPKPPAKPAASPTNSSAKSNNSPPILPAYTFGTLPYLPHPHAATAAAVAAAAAAQQQAQYAQTYHNYGYVP, from the coding sequence ATGAAACGTCTTAAAAGTGTAGCTCGTATTAGTTTCGATTTACTAATATTCGCTGGCTTATGCTTATCGGAAGTGGCCTTGCGCAAATGGTTTAAACCCTACAAACGCGGATTCTTCTGCAACGATGAATCACTGCAGTATCCCTATCGAGAAAGTACCATTGGTACGGTATCTTTGGTGGCCATTGTTTTGGCTGTGCCCTCTTCGGTTATGGTGGTGGTGGAATTATTTAAGCAACTTTCTCCATTGCCCAATGAAAAAAGGAAATCTCCTCAGCATAACAACTCTAAGGCAGGCTGTCGCATAGGCGAAAGATTAATGCACTGTTACACGCAAATTggttattatttgtttggtttGGCCTTGTGTTTGGTCTCCACCCATATTACCAAGTATACAGTGGGCCGTTTAAGGCCTCACTTCTTTGCGGTGTGTCAACCTCAACTGCCGGATGGTTCTACCTGTAAGGATTCCTTCAACTTTGGCCGCTACATAGAGGTGTACGAGTGTGTGGGACAAAATCATACGGCCGCTACTTTGGCCCAGCTGGGTCAATCATTTCCCAGTGGTCATGCCAGCATCTTCTTTTACAGCATGGTCTATTTGGCCATTTATTTGCAGGCTGCTTTGAGTACTCGAGCCTCAAAATTactgaaacatttgctgcaattCATATTCATCATGTTTGCCTGGTATGTGGCCTTGACACGCATTTCCGACTACTGGCATCATTGGTCCGATGTGGTGGCTGGCACTATTTTGGGCTCTTTAATAGCCTTTGTGGTGTCGGTGTTTGTGGCCAGAATCTTTGTTAGAAAACCCCTTAGAGCCAATGCCAATATAGCACCCAAACCACCAGCCAAACCTGCTGCTTCACCCACCAACTCTTCCGCCAAATCCAATAATTCACCGCCCATCTTGCCTGCTTACACCTTTGGTACCTTGCCCTATTTGCCTCATCCTCATGCCGCCACAGCGGCCGCTGTAGCTGCAGCCGCTGCTGCCCAGCAACAGGCTCAATATGCCCAGACCTATCACAATTATGGCTATGTGCCTTAG